One genomic segment of Helianthus annuus cultivar XRQ/B chromosome 14, HanXRQr2.0-SUNRISE, whole genome shotgun sequence includes these proteins:
- the LOC110905297 gene encoding 2-oxoglutarate and iron-dependent oxygenase domain-containing protein ICU11-like produces the protein MRKMKSAKVMQVKHFHAWAHNTDSSILRPNTGNGYGVSLDDIGMKATLDKLMEDYISLISRDTEFSRNPARVYPHTHPSCCCSTNTGGN, from the exons ATGCGGAAGATGAAATCTGCGAAAGTGATGCAG GTGAAACATTTTCATGCGTGGGCCCACAACACGGACTCTAGCATCTTGCGCCCGAATACAGGGAATGGATACGGTGTTTCTCTTGATGACATTGGCATGAAAGCCACACTTGATAAGCTGATGGAAGATTACATAAGCCTTATTTCAAGAG ATACCGAGTTCTCAAGAAACCCCGCAAGAGTCTACCCGCACACCCACCCCTCTTGCTGCTGTTCAACAAACACTGGTGGCAACTAA